From a region of the Gossypium raimondii isolate GPD5lz chromosome 10, ASM2569854v1, whole genome shotgun sequence genome:
- the LOC105776512 gene encoding probable WRKY transcription factor 14 isoform X1 — protein MFFGLEMENYQGDLNDIVRASAEPAHFSDMVPQLSSWQQEFPSSDPLSFSSSAMEDDYSTNTFGDPFSAIRDPLLLLQELNVVGTGSSSTYFNNSPNSTNDHHHMGGFDDMTSPCNIFSRIQISHSSNPLPPCDPPRMAAASTGLGGHKAPAVFPSDMVNAKSCLIDNTAAAASVPVQISSPRNLGIKRRLGKSQGKKVVCIPAPAAANSRSSGEVVPSDLWAWRKYGQKPIKGSPYPRGYYRCSSSKGCSARKQVERSRTDPNMLVITYTSEHNHPWPTQRNALAGSTRSQPSKPNANNTGSKMGSPSDSEPQKTTKETIKEETEMDDMAKQQLDIDEATTVETQQQQHDQDFFADLDEILFDQQKENKPMDPFTLFDYNNASF, from the exons ATGTTCTTTGGGTTAGAAATGGAGAACTATCAAGGTGATTTAAACGATATAGTTCGAGCTTCAGCAGAACCAGCTCATTTTTCCGATATGGTTCCTCAACTTTCAAGCTGGCAACAAGAATTCCCTTCTTCCGATCCGTTGAGTTTTTCATCGTCGGCCATGGAAGATGATTATAGTACGAACACTTTCGGTGACCCTTTTTCCGCCATTAGAGACccgcttcttcttcttcaagagCTCAACGTTGTGGGAACTGGTTCGAGTTCAACTTACTTTAATAACAGCCCTAATTCAACTAACGATCATCATCACATGGGTGGTTTCGACGATATGACGAGCCCTTGCAACATTTTTTCTCGGATTCAGATCTCTCATAGCTCTAATCCACTACCACCGTGTGATCCGCCGCGGATGGCTGCTGCTTCCACTGGTCTTGGTGGACATAAGGCGCCTGCTGTGTTCCCAAGCGACATGGTTAATGCAAAAAGTTGCTTGATTGATAACACCGCCGCCGCCGCCTCAGTCCCAGTGCAGATCTCATCTCCGCGGAATCTGGGTATCAAGAGAAGGTTAGG AAAGAGCCAGGGAAAGAAGGTGGTATGTATTCCAGCACCAGCAGCTGCAAATAGCCGGTCTAGTGGAGAAGTAGTTCCCTCCGATCTGTGGGCATGGAGAAAATACGGCCAGAAACCTATCAAAGGTTCTCCTTATCCCAG GGGATACTACAGGTGCAGTAGTTCCAAAGGCTGCTCGGCGAGGAAACAAGTCGAACGAAGCCGAACCGATCCGAACATGCTGGTTATAACCTACACATCCGAACACAATCATCCATGGCCAACCCAAAGAAACGCCCTTGCTGGTTCAACAAGGTCTCAACCATCAAAACCCAATGCTAATAACACCGGTTCCAAGATGGGTTCACCGAGTGATTCTGAGCCCCAAAAGACAACCAAAGAGACCATTAAAGAAGAGACAGAAATGGACGACATGGCAAAGCAACAGCTTGACATAGACGAAGCAACAACGGTAGAAACACAGCAACAACAACATGATCAAGATTTCTTTGCTGATTTAGATGAAATATTGTTTgatcaacaaaaagaaaacaaacccATGGATCCATTTACTTTATTTGATTACAACAATGCTTCTTTTTGA
- the LOC105776512 gene encoding probable WRKY transcription factor 14 isoform X2, with protein sequence MFFGLEMENYQGDLNDIVRASAEPAHFSDMVPQLSSWQQEFPSSDPLSFSSSAMEDDYSTNTFGDPFSAIRDPLLLLQELNVVGTGSSSTYFNNSPNSTNDHHHMGGFDDMTSPCNIFSRIQISHSSNPLPPCDPPRMAAASTGLGGHKAPAVFPSDMVNAKSCLIDNTAAAASVPVQISSPRNLGIKRRKSQGKKVVCIPAPAAANSRSSGEVVPSDLWAWRKYGQKPIKGSPYPRGYYRCSSSKGCSARKQVERSRTDPNMLVITYTSEHNHPWPTQRNALAGSTRSQPSKPNANNTGSKMGSPSDSEPQKTTKETIKEETEMDDMAKQQLDIDEATTVETQQQQHDQDFFADLDEILFDQQKENKPMDPFTLFDYNNASF encoded by the exons ATGTTCTTTGGGTTAGAAATGGAGAACTATCAAGGTGATTTAAACGATATAGTTCGAGCTTCAGCAGAACCAGCTCATTTTTCCGATATGGTTCCTCAACTTTCAAGCTGGCAACAAGAATTCCCTTCTTCCGATCCGTTGAGTTTTTCATCGTCGGCCATGGAAGATGATTATAGTACGAACACTTTCGGTGACCCTTTTTCCGCCATTAGAGACccgcttcttcttcttcaagagCTCAACGTTGTGGGAACTGGTTCGAGTTCAACTTACTTTAATAACAGCCCTAATTCAACTAACGATCATCATCACATGGGTGGTTTCGACGATATGACGAGCCCTTGCAACATTTTTTCTCGGATTCAGATCTCTCATAGCTCTAATCCACTACCACCGTGTGATCCGCCGCGGATGGCTGCTGCTTCCACTGGTCTTGGTGGACATAAGGCGCCTGCTGTGTTCCCAAGCGACATGGTTAATGCAAAAAGTTGCTTGATTGATAACACCGCCGCCGCCGCCTCAGTCCCAGTGCAGATCTCATCTCCGCGGAATCTGGGTATCAAGAGAAG AAAGAGCCAGGGAAAGAAGGTGGTATGTATTCCAGCACCAGCAGCTGCAAATAGCCGGTCTAGTGGAGAAGTAGTTCCCTCCGATCTGTGGGCATGGAGAAAATACGGCCAGAAACCTATCAAAGGTTCTCCTTATCCCAG GGGATACTACAGGTGCAGTAGTTCCAAAGGCTGCTCGGCGAGGAAACAAGTCGAACGAAGCCGAACCGATCCGAACATGCTGGTTATAACCTACACATCCGAACACAATCATCCATGGCCAACCCAAAGAAACGCCCTTGCTGGTTCAACAAGGTCTCAACCATCAAAACCCAATGCTAATAACACCGGTTCCAAGATGGGTTCACCGAGTGATTCTGAGCCCCAAAAGACAACCAAAGAGACCATTAAAGAAGAGACAGAAATGGACGACATGGCAAAGCAACAGCTTGACATAGACGAAGCAACAACGGTAGAAACACAGCAACAACAACATGATCAAGATTTCTTTGCTGATTTAGATGAAATATTGTTTgatcaacaaaaagaaaacaaacccATGGATCCATTTACTTTATTTGATTACAACAATGCTTCTTTTTGA